A window of Hymenobacter aerilatus contains these coding sequences:
- a CDS encoding DUF4261 domain-containing protein yields MGLFDFFKKETKPDKQEEDTVENVPQMLYAKLLFADEIQLDKERIVAELRKEFKNFEEADNLERTLLYIFSDYVFNYQDGGVPAQGALFMAEDSTFDPQSVAVALTQSWHWPEAADVIKTCKQECLVTDFMSRGLDYEKRVEYFQKFLSALIKATKPQAVYFTQSDKLVEPFAYVFALAEEEPDVLNGLVNVRFFNVANSTEEEMFVDTLGLHSLGLPDFQIRFRDFEPNEVVGKLWSYANYIYQNGAVIEPGNTIQGLSVNDKWTCYYADAAVAPTRIVIDLETQAS; encoded by the coding sequence ATGGGATTATTTGACTTCTTCAAAAAAGAAACTAAACCGGATAAGCAAGAGGAAGATACTGTGGAAAATGTTCCGCAAATGCTTTACGCCAAGCTCTTGTTTGCTGATGAAATACAATTAGATAAAGAGCGAATAGTTGCTGAGTTACGAAAGGAGTTTAAAAATTTTGAAGAAGCAGATAATCTAGAGCGCACCTTACTCTATATCTTTTCTGATTATGTATTTAATTATCAAGATGGTGGTGTTCCAGCACAAGGCGCACTATTTATGGCAGAAGATTCAACGTTTGACCCGCAATCCGTAGCGGTAGCGTTGACCCAGAGCTGGCATTGGCCTGAGGCTGCGGATGTTATTAAAACATGTAAACAGGAATGTTTGGTTACCGATTTTATGTCGCGCGGCTTAGATTACGAAAAGCGCGTGGAGTACTTCCAAAAATTCCTCTCGGCCCTAATCAAAGCTACCAAACCACAGGCGGTTTATTTTACGCAGAGCGATAAGCTGGTAGAGCCATTTGCCTATGTATTCGCTCTGGCAGAGGAAGAACCAGATGTGCTGAATGGATTGGTAAACGTGCGCTTTTTTAATGTCGCTAATAGCACGGAGGAGGAAATGTTTGTGGATACATTAGGACTGCATTCCTTAGGTCTGCCAGATTTTCAGATTCGTTTTCGGGATTTTGAACCGAACGAAGTAGTAGGTAAACTGTGGAGTTATGCTAACTACATTTATCAAAACGGAGCTGTCATCGAACCAGGAAATACAATTCAAGGTCTCTCGGTGAACGACAAGTGGACCTGCTATTACGCTGATGCGGCAGTAGCACCTACGCGCATTGTCATCGATTTGGAAACACAGGCTTCATAA
- a CDS encoding alpha/beta fold hydrolase, with product MRCYITFLFLLLSQLVHGQKAVPYGHNTAAGHYATVRGVKLYYETYGAGAPLLLLHGNGGSSQDFAKNIPYFAKHYRVIALDSRAHGRSVDAGDSLSFEMMADDCAALLTQLRLDSAYVLGWSDGGITALVLALRHPGKVKRLAATGANLWPDSTALTPELWQQMRRGYREGQGQTFTDAKRRNDWKVFLLDWKEPHVPLSALASIKAPAFIIAGDRDVIRADHTVAIYQSLPRAWLWIVPNSSHGTLQEHADEFNRKVNQFFRAPFQ from the coding sequence ATGCGCTGCTATATTACTTTTTTATTTTTGCTACTGAGCCAGTTGGTGCACGGGCAGAAGGCCGTACCCTACGGCCATAATACCGCCGCCGGCCACTATGCTACCGTACGCGGCGTGAAGCTATACTACGAAACCTACGGTGCGGGCGCCCCCCTACTGTTATTGCACGGCAACGGGGGTAGCAGCCAAGACTTTGCGAAAAACATCCCCTACTTCGCCAAGCACTACCGCGTGATTGCGCTCGACAGCCGCGCCCACGGCCGCTCCGTGGATGCTGGCGACTCGTTGAGCTTCGAGATGATGGCCGACGACTGCGCCGCCCTGCTCACTCAGTTGCGTCTCGATTCGGCCTACGTGCTGGGTTGGAGCGACGGCGGCATTACGGCGCTGGTGCTGGCCCTACGCCACCCTGGCAAAGTGAAACGACTGGCTGCCACCGGCGCCAACCTGTGGCCCGACTCTACCGCCCTCACCCCGGAGCTGTGGCAGCAGATGCGCCGCGGCTACCGCGAAGGCCAGGGCCAGACTTTCACCGACGCCAAGCGCCGAAACGACTGGAAAGTATTCTTGCTCGATTGGAAGGAGCCGCACGTGCCGCTTTCAGCGCTAGCCAGTATCAAGGCGCCTGCTTTCATCATTGCTGGCGACCGAGACGTGATTCGGGCCGATCATACGGTGGCTATTTACCAGAGCCTACCCCGCGCCTGGCTCTGGATTGTGCCCAACAGCAGCCACGGCACTCTGCAAGAGCACGCCGACGAGTTCAACCGAAAAGTCAACCAGTTTTTTCGGGCACCCTTTCAATAG
- a CDS encoding tellurite resistance TerB family protein, with protein sequence MQHTRTLEDLLNTQQKKLAFFQNLLLLAAADGELQEEESQFLIEVGNRIGLTAKEVAPLADNLAVLSFIVPADGPQKTLELQTLVQMMLQDGNMDAREYDLCLDYARRIGYSKQLLDDMVSQLSGNGPVPNNPPTVS encoded by the coding sequence ATGCAACATACCCGCACGCTCGAAGATCTGCTGAATACGCAACAGAAGAAACTCGCCTTTTTTCAGAACCTGCTTTTACTGGCCGCCGCCGATGGTGAGCTGCAAGAAGAAGAAAGCCAGTTTCTAATTGAAGTAGGCAATCGGATAGGCCTCACGGCCAAAGAAGTAGCGCCCTTAGCCGATAATCTGGCGGTACTCAGCTTCATTGTACCCGCCGATGGACCACAGAAAACCCTGGAGCTGCAAACGCTGGTGCAAATGATGTTGCAGGATGGCAACATGGACGCTCGCGAGTACGATCTGTGTCTGGACTACGCGCGGCGTATTGGCTACAGCAAACAACTGCTCGACGATATGGTCAGTCAATTGTCAGGCAATGGTCCCGTCCCCAATAACCCACCTACGGTAAGCTAA
- a CDS encoding ABC transporter ATP-binding protein produces MSLWQIIQRLLPYVRPYWRLVLGTLLLTLVGSLAAQVNPFVLRYTVDTVQTMLNRNQALAQGATLLAGISAVLLVKEVVNAFIQFGQKFYGERIRISISTTLSQAAIHKILSYQLGFYASGGNQTGKLQTRIDRGVESLMKLVQNFFIDILPLFANAVVALVVMFFANVYVGITAVLILPIYFWLSYAQADKLNGVRRTLRRLREEKNQGLVNIIDSAVVIKSFVREDYEEEKQNGLQQQLVTAQLQTRKTNFLYDGLKTFVEQVGVVLIIILTAYLVLDRQISIGAIMFHILLFNNVSAPIRQLHRIYDEMNDALTYSEGFFSILDAEDQTEPTGALLPDHLHGTFELHDVSFAYPSGTAALHGVNMRIEAGKTTALVGLSGAGKSTIINLLCKFYTPDSGTLTLDGQPLCDYDTHALRQSLGLVLQKNHIFKGTIEENIRYGNFSASFEQVQAAARSAYLHDQIVALPQQYQSDAQQLSGGQQQRIAIARLFLKNPPIIFLDEPTASLDAIATEQIKNSLDAIKQGRTVVIISHSLAQIVDSDCIYVMKQGRMVESGTHDELYDLKGTYREIFDASARSLNIEKLARVLVDDGDEVADTAG; encoded by the coding sequence ATGAGCCTCTGGCAAATTATCCAACGCCTCCTACCCTACGTCCGGCCCTACTGGCGGCTGGTGCTGGGCACCTTGTTACTCACACTAGTCGGGTCGCTGGCGGCGCAGGTGAATCCGTTTGTGCTGCGCTACACCGTGGATACGGTGCAAACCATGCTCAACCGGAACCAAGCCTTGGCACAGGGCGCTACGCTGCTGGCGGGCATTAGCGCGGTGCTATTGGTGAAGGAGGTAGTGAATGCCTTCATCCAGTTTGGGCAGAAGTTCTACGGGGAGCGGATTCGCATTAGCATTTCCACTACTCTCTCGCAGGCCGCTATTCATAAGATACTGAGTTACCAATTGGGCTTTTACGCTAGCGGCGGCAACCAGACGGGCAAGCTCCAAACCCGCATCGACCGGGGCGTGGAGAGCCTGATGAAGCTGGTGCAGAACTTCTTCATCGACATTCTGCCGCTGTTTGCCAATGCCGTGGTGGCGCTGGTAGTCATGTTTTTTGCCAACGTGTACGTGGGAATCACGGCCGTGCTCATCCTACCCATCTACTTCTGGCTTAGCTACGCCCAGGCCGATAAGCTCAACGGGGTGCGGCGCACGCTGCGCCGCCTGCGCGAGGAGAAAAACCAGGGCCTCGTCAATATTATTGATTCGGCGGTGGTCATCAAGAGCTTTGTGCGCGAAGATTATGAGGAGGAAAAGCAGAATGGTCTGCAACAGCAGCTGGTAACGGCCCAGCTCCAAACGCGCAAAACCAACTTTCTCTACGACGGCCTCAAGACCTTTGTGGAGCAGGTAGGCGTGGTGCTCATCATCATCCTGACGGCCTACCTGGTGCTCGACCGGCAGATCAGTATTGGGGCCATTATGTTCCACATTCTGCTGTTCAACAACGTGTCGGCGCCCATCCGACAACTGCACCGCATCTACGACGAGATGAACGACGCCCTCACCTACTCCGAGGGTTTCTTCAGCATCCTCGACGCCGAGGACCAGACCGAGCCTACCGGTGCCCTCCTCCCCGACCACCTGCACGGCACCTTCGAGCTGCACGATGTGTCGTTTGCCTACCCCAGCGGCACGGCCGCCCTGCACGGGGTAAACATGCGCATTGAAGCTGGCAAGACCACGGCGCTGGTAGGCCTCTCGGGCGCCGGCAAGAGCACCATTATCAACCTGCTTTGCAAGTTCTACACGCCCGACAGCGGCACGCTCACCCTCGACGGCCAGCCCCTGTGCGACTACGACACCCACGCCCTGCGCCAGAGCTTGGGCCTGGTGCTACAGAAAAACCACATTTTCAAGGGCACCATTGAGGAGAATATCCGCTACGGCAACTTCTCGGCTAGCTTTGAGCAGGTGCAGGCCGCTGCCCGCAGCGCCTACCTCCACGACCAGATTGTGGCCCTACCCCAGCAGTACCAGAGCGACGCTCAGCAGCTCTCGGGCGGGCAGCAGCAGCGCATTGCCATTGCGCGCCTGTTCCTGAAAAACCCGCCCATCATCTTCCTCGACGAGCCCACGGCCTCCCTCGACGCCATTGCCACCGAGCAAATCAAAAATTCCCTTGATGCCATCAAGCAAGGCCGCACGGTGGTCATCATCTCCCACAGCCTCGCCCAAATCGTAGATTCGGACTGCATCTACGTGATGAAGCAAGGCCGCATGGTGGAAAGCGGCACCCACGACGAGCTATACGATCTAAAAGGGACCTACCGCGAAATCTTCGATGCCTCAGCGCGGAGCCTTAATATCGAGAAGCTGGCGCGGGTGCTGGTGGATGATGGGGATGAGGTGGCAGATACGGCGGGGTAG
- a CDS encoding porin — MKKLLFLFLLLIAGTVYGQTTSAPVSPEQAPAKQWFQSVSVRGYAQARYNRLLETNPDLTCEQCDKSWGRNGGLSLRRVRLIFFGQLHERVYFYIQPDFASTVSGSSTLHVGLLRDAYIDVGLDKASQFRVRVGQSKIPYGFENMQSSQNRLPLDRNDALNSSVANERDLGAFVYWAPTAVRKRFAKLVKDGLKGSGDYGVVGVGVFNGQTANRPDLNNQRHVVARVTYPLEVGQHIIEPGLQAYTGEYVVGKDQLSSGVKHRPDLRYPDQRMAATFVLYPQPFGVQAEYNIGRGPEFNPRTDSIETRRLHGGYIMLNYRLHFRQQQFYPFVRAQYYDGGKKHERDARSHTVHEAEFGVEWQPFPAFELVTMYTLSSRRFEDFQRPDNHQRGGLLRLQAQVNF; from the coding sequence ATGAAGAAACTGTTATTCCTCTTTCTGCTGCTCATTGCCGGAACGGTGTACGGCCAAACGACCAGCGCGCCGGTTTCTCCTGAGCAGGCCCCCGCCAAGCAGTGGTTTCAGTCGGTATCGGTGCGCGGCTACGCGCAGGCGCGCTACAACCGATTGCTGGAAACCAACCCCGACCTGACGTGCGAGCAGTGCGATAAGTCGTGGGGGCGCAACGGGGGCCTTTCCCTGCGGCGGGTGCGCCTCATCTTTTTTGGCCAGCTGCACGAGCGAGTCTATTTCTACATCCAGCCCGATTTTGCCAGCACCGTCAGCGGCAGCTCTACCCTGCACGTAGGTCTGCTGCGCGATGCCTATATTGATGTAGGGCTGGACAAAGCCAGTCAGTTTCGGGTGCGGGTAGGGCAGAGCAAGATTCCATACGGTTTCGAGAACATGCAATCCAGCCAAAACCGCCTACCCCTGGACCGCAACGACGCACTCAACAGCTCCGTGGCCAACGAGCGGGACCTGGGGGCTTTTGTATACTGGGCCCCCACCGCCGTGCGCAAGCGGTTTGCGAAGCTGGTGAAAGACGGCCTGAAAGGCTCCGGCGACTACGGCGTAGTGGGCGTGGGCGTGTTTAATGGCCAAACGGCCAACCGGCCCGACCTGAACAACCAGCGCCACGTGGTAGCCCGCGTTACGTACCCGCTGGAGGTAGGCCAGCACATCATCGAGCCGGGCTTGCAGGCGTATACCGGCGAATATGTGGTGGGCAAAGACCAGCTGTCCAGCGGCGTGAAACACCGCCCCGATTTGCGCTACCCCGACCAACGCATGGCGGCCACCTTTGTGCTCTACCCCCAGCCCTTTGGCGTGCAGGCTGAGTACAACATAGGTCGCGGCCCCGAGTTCAACCCGCGCACCGACAGCATCGAAACCCGCCGCTTGCACGGGGGCTACATCATGCTCAACTACCGCTTGCACTTCCGGCAGCAGCAGTTCTACCCCTTTGTGCGGGCGCAGTACTACGATGGCGGTAAAAAGCACGAGCGCGACGCACGCAGCCACACGGTGCACGAAGCCGAGTTTGGTGTGGAGTGGCAGCCTTTTCCCGCTTTCGAGTTAGTCACGATGTACACACTGTCTTCGCGCCGGTTCGAGGACTTTCAGCGGCCCGACAACCACCAGCGCGGCGGTTTGCTGCGCTTGCAGGCCCAGGTAAACTTTTAA